A genomic segment from Estrella lausannensis encodes:
- a CDS encoding toxin-antitoxin system YwqK family antitoxin, with translation MVKKFTAYLLTFAAALMLFGSPSLEGRERGSNPLKLTSISIIDRNGMNETIQTEERLQQYAKQDFLKPQPYQKVLRTYSRNNKGEVLSLITSYYPNGQIKQYMELINKGAYGPYWEWHEGGQPKLYAFIIGGMGDLGPSSEKTWLFDGTAKSWNEEGRLVCEIPYNKGVINGTSKYYHSKGYLQKSVPLSDGKIHGLVEKFGPKGEVVESISYVEGKRAGKTTILYPGGLKAAEEEYKDGLLLTGDYFSQAGEKIASVRDLEGKQAVFEEGRLVEVREIRDGIPSGEVLQYDNEGVLFIRYRTKDGLKHGEEIEYYPARKGKELRPRISLAWYKGKIQGVVKTWYENGRQESQREMSDNRKNGVLTAWYEDGSLMLIEEYDLDLLKKGSYFKIGDKTPVSFVRDGQGIATFFDSHGSYLRKIHYNQGRPKE, from the coding sequence ATGGTTAAAAAATTCACCGCATACCTATTGACGTTTGCCGCAGCCCTTATGCTGTTTGGATCTCCTTCTCTCGAAGGAAGAGAGAGGGGCAGCAACCCCTTGAAACTGACTAGCATCAGCATCATAGACAGAAACGGGATGAACGAGACGATCCAGACGGAAGAGAGGCTTCAGCAGTATGCTAAGCAAGACTTTTTAAAGCCGCAACCTTATCAGAAAGTATTAAGGACCTATTCCCGCAACAACAAAGGGGAAGTGCTTTCCCTGATCACCAGTTACTACCCCAACGGTCAGATCAAGCAGTATATGGAGCTGATCAACAAAGGGGCTTACGGTCCATACTGGGAGTGGCATGAAGGAGGACAGCCCAAGCTATATGCCTTCATTATCGGGGGAATGGGCGATCTCGGTCCTTCTTCGGAGAAGACCTGGTTATTTGACGGGACAGCCAAATCCTGGAATGAAGAAGGGCGGCTTGTGTGCGAGATCCCTTATAACAAAGGAGTCATCAACGGCACTTCGAAGTACTACCACTCCAAAGGATACCTTCAAAAAAGCGTTCCTCTCTCTGACGGCAAAATTCATGGCCTCGTAGAGAAATTTGGCCCTAAAGGCGAGGTTGTAGAGTCTATATCTTACGTCGAAGGCAAACGGGCCGGCAAGACGACCATCCTTTACCCAGGCGGGCTAAAAGCTGCAGAGGAAGAATATAAAGATGGCCTGCTGCTGACCGGCGACTATTTCAGCCAGGCAGGAGAAAAAATCGCTTCCGTCAGGGATTTAGAAGGAAAGCAGGCTGTTTTTGAAGAGGGGCGGTTGGTCGAAGTCCGAGAAATCAGGGACGGTATTCCGAGTGGAGAAGTGCTTCAGTACGATAATGAAGGAGTTCTTTTCATCCGCTACAGGACAAAAGATGGCCTCAAGCATGGGGAAGAGATCGAATACTACCCAGCCAGAAAAGGAAAAGAGCTTCGCCCCCGCATCTCACTAGCTTGGTACAAGGGGAAGATCCAGGGTGTTGTGAAAACCTGGTATGAAAACGGGCGGCAAGAGAGCCAGCGCGAGATGAGCGACAACAGAAAAAATGGCGTTTTGACAGCATGGTACGAGGACGGCTCCCTGATGCTGATCGAAGAGTATGATTTAGATCTTTTGAAGAAGGGCAGCTATTTTAAAATAGGGGATAAAACCCCGGTAAGTTTTGTAAGGGACGGGCAGGGAATCGCTACGTTCTTTGACTCCCACGGGAGCTATCTGAGAAAAATCCACTACAACCAAGGACGGCCTAAAGAATGA
- a CDS encoding 5-formyltetrahydrofolate cyclo-ligase has protein sequence MKSLIQEKKNEVRQELKDKRNQIAVDRRGQAQSECVDAISAIARTHPFVLSYSSIGDELSTKGLNHFLEEEGKLVLPRVVDGEIKAYHVKDSAHELELSNFGILEPKLSCEEADLAKIGLVLVPGLGFDSGKHRIGYGKGHYDRFLSRMHDEAITIGIGFREQYFPGNLPVEETDKSLTAVLLF, from the coding sequence ATGAAATCGTTAATCCAAGAAAAAAAGAACGAAGTTCGGCAGGAGCTGAAAGATAAAAGAAACCAGATAGCTGTCGACAGAAGAGGCCAGGCGCAGAGCGAATGTGTTGATGCCATTTCCGCCATAGCCAGAACGCACCCCTTTGTACTCTCGTACAGCAGTATCGGCGATGAGCTGTCGACTAAGGGACTTAACCACTTCCTCGAAGAAGAGGGAAAGTTGGTTCTTCCCCGTGTTGTCGATGGTGAAATCAAAGCCTACCACGTTAAGGACAGCGCCCATGAGCTTGAATTGTCAAATTTTGGCATTTTGGAGCCTAAGCTGTCGTGTGAAGAGGCCGATTTAGCGAAAATCGGGTTGGTTTTAGTTCCGGGACTTGGTTTTGACAGCGGTAAACACCGCATCGGCTATGGAAAGGGCCACTATGACCGTTTTCTCTCCCGCATGCATGATGAGGCGATCACGATCGGGATCGGCTTTAGAGAGCAGTATTTTCCAGGGAATCTGCCGGTGGAAGAAACCGATAAATCACTCACAGCAGTCCTTCTTTTCTAA
- a CDS encoding protein-tyrosine phosphatase family protein, producing the protein MTNPIPSSGKSAFDQSQFSIQKSMEKEATGNLASLKVKMQGGKEFELKKAVDIMVSNFEKLTPSQQSDQIYVLKERLSYIKNNAGTDQKGAGALLKAVKAYEKKFSEVDGKAITGNAFQNKICQINTAAQMNVFGIASPQSNGDVLLSITLPNAPSRFFTLKQNDHDKTITVSELGNPGYSKTIPDDGNALHAVIAFKDEIGKEMIKAKEALIKKTSDSVNTLAGSALKDIGESQKTLSKPKLTLGSRFVNFFKAIGRFLASIPKFFARLFSPAKVGGQSAETTQAIDKSKVKLLAGKTKSKTQAAKPDIKVEKTPSQVIKNSFAQEKFKEKFLEMNNWAGSSAIGFVGVNEQEGSDELRMNIMMLTGPDASRDFTLKFDPEKQTLTITDPKDPGFKREMPCDGTVPAGFADFRQEIAESLNAQKKLPQVDKGKEPVVDNFPLPSATPPSDVPKITSEMIANLPALPTPSVLETNSLFPTMLQDIKVINAAIGGSTGAKHVQSGGVDLIQKEGANGPHIVAEYNANKAYKALGVKVPEVKLYNKTTTAAVEGKEASPAQPVMLAEFVKGAKPLGEYLKSAKLDEREEVLAKIRESFVADVLLANWDVVGLGMDNILVTADGTPVRIDNGSSFEFRAQGGIKPGGGFSDKAGEILSMRDPSVNAQSAKIFGGITDKEIIWQIDDVQSRFESLLQATPQKYHATLKNRMADLQNFKHGLIQKQQVEHTKLQQAMMEQDQAVVFNKNFSAEGLSLHGVPFKATTKLPDFALIPDKDVGEPPFVPHPTKETSAGVIVMEPDGKVWIYEPKNHFGGYEHTFPKGRMEKGLTMQQTAIKEALEESGLHVEIEGFLMDTEKSTTKTRYYIARRVGGDPSQAHWEADKVKLVPGDTIMSYLNNGYDHPIGHKIAEYQKNHPMNLIPVPKANPPQVDNFPLPKPEDVSKATPVQSQAIVHPAQPLPKPPILEAPSLFPTMFKDIEVINAAIGGSTGAKLVKSGDTQFIQKTGNNAPHIVAEYNANKAYKALGVKVPEVKLYNMTTTQAVADKEGSPGKPVMLAEFIAGAKPLGKYLKEGNVDQREEVLAKMRENFVADVLLANWDVIGSTKDMDNILVTADGTPVRIDNGASFEFRAQGAIKPGGFGNEAKEIETLRDSKLNPSSAAIYSDITDKEIIDQINDIAGKMDALLSATPAKYHDALKNRMAYLQDYKAKLIVKQAADHKKLHQDLATPEKSVVFNKNFFAEGLSLNGVPFKPVKEMPDFSKIADVDVGEPPFVPQPGMKTSAGCIIMEPDGRVWIYEPKNHFGGYEHTFPKGTMEKGLTMQQTALKEAMEEAGLQVKIEGFLMDQVKTTSKTRYYIARRVGGDPAQAHWEASNVKLATQEDLKKYLNTGLDKTIADKIAEHQKTSPMKLPPVVTATPPQVDKMTLPKPSDVATATPVAKENILNPVHPLPKPQLPPEGALFPEMFKDIKLLNASIGGSTGAKLVESGGKKYVQKEGGKEGHITAEYNANKAYKALGIKVPEVKLYNKVNSAAIGGEHAADAKPVMLASFVDNAVSLDKYLNSANPKQREEVLKKIRANFVADALLANWDVIGLAMDNILVTQDGTPVRIDNGSAFEFRAQGGIKPGGFSDKATEIDSMRDAKISANGAAIFGGITNQEIVDQINDVQSKFNALLAATPAKYHDALTKRMAFLQEYKTNLITKDPSLAPLANVNVDAQFKQLASQTPKVKMLDSKLYTMRWGDIPTPEKTNLSVVVGGQKKHLHANTVDMPDGSSYIAIQAPGKHEYDQFVKLVDEKASLIVDLTNDTDKKKDVTSGFIERRYFPKTVGKVRDLTHMSVTCTQAQDLGKISVYTYLIKDKATGKEKSIQRVHFKAWPDHGAVNSKDMAELSSLIDKLSANAPPGSIMVHCRAGVGRTGTFLTSRTLMRMNESGNLKSSEFKEKAHEIILKAREQRGPSFVQTAVQLKSIYDLGSDMYGSSLVQDAKATVDNMTLAPMSTVSDAKLIEQFQKDFETINKWPLNALGGMQVKQSGNDMTLYVIAMVQGKWETKEFTASLDPSTKQINITSKLDPSDKTVMPYTSGIPSEFDAFRANAVEKMQGGGLSADKQKMDQIKKEFSALGLQAGTSETGLALVVPGDSNNEQKLIIMAGSPLKSKGFKISYDLDAKKLVITSDTDPSLKKEIAFTANIAKEYASFKKEVVASINQQTAQGFDIKSQSQFVAGLKDTDAVSQHLAQAQFKQGDWVIRFSESAQKYVVCMKGPTKDGAPLLQRSLSDVSKKGLEDIVAQMKSEMQVAVPVTSKSFGTDQEIIGSCFKGNLSQTEAKTLLESKPDGTYLLRTSVTSPDSKVLCFFNSAKQYTEIIMKPKQPSGWSAQQQAPMFSQFFAPGSFDSIDAVINSSPVLKANLKQPFTKADSEIISELNQGKIINPLMVTSLSAQPKGNYYMREGATYPGSYVFVCSAGGGQIKNIGLRPDPTTPGGWISYTEEPGKKFGSLSEVLNYPAFKEYLTTPQLPVKKATTELTGAQFALSPFKKRDGFIAKAQAVTPYDARSFSYGWGITNSPLPNSVLKGQIDKASPEELLGMASSGVSVSPEQFLAAAEKLKKTIPSSGKERGPQLTTLHDLYCRAADKFEAAGNVAQAFEARANAASFAGPAASSNLHDMSQAVAVGQQAQKTPLFPAHFSGLDTGILKGGSLRASNRTIDGNEVTQLEFKLSRYARQNIQGHLLNIQNNLTAFEDSLPPELKGKVRITEVEDTFLGKKSDGSFGIEKGYTPYGATALQIEFEGVGSVIIGNDKEFGCLYNNVKVLVKAGLPEGKAEQQVHQMLTMLGVGPILNEQRPMDEERLKMALIFRSYYPKQAIKMERTKEFYEMPLDMLQKKIEAEVPEMKQVFKKYHKHPELIEKKEIYPGKTTFSINDISTQMRAKGAYGLMAGVGDGKSTSDAADTVVLMMKNGALASQDRFQAGLFAQGASSEQDLRTGGGDHVFTRLINNKTVSGDLSGQWGGDFTFSGKYQMLYDLDVCNTGAYGYNSDEYGVKNPDKSNYGHYEQRANLPDLAGSINNHGNEIMVKNTVPPTMIRGIVCQKQADKDLLVQKLTAQGVIVDGKINGKPVDSFIHVASKFKKEMWNK; encoded by the coding sequence ATGACCAATCCGATTCCATCCAGCGGTAAATCCGCCTTCGATCAAAGCCAATTTTCCATCCAGAAGAGTATGGAAAAGGAAGCGACGGGAAATTTGGCTTCACTGAAAGTCAAAATGCAAGGCGGCAAAGAGTTCGAACTTAAAAAAGCTGTCGACATCATGGTGAGCAACTTCGAAAAACTCACTCCCTCCCAGCAAAGTGACCAAATCTACGTCCTGAAGGAAAGATTAAGCTACATAAAAAATAACGCTGGCACCGATCAAAAAGGGGCGGGCGCGCTTCTAAAAGCTGTTAAAGCTTACGAGAAGAAGTTTTCTGAGGTAGACGGCAAGGCAATTACAGGAAATGCCTTCCAGAACAAAATTTGCCAAATCAACACAGCCGCGCAAATGAACGTTTTCGGCATTGCGTCTCCCCAAAGCAACGGAGACGTTCTTCTGAGCATCACCCTCCCCAACGCGCCAAGCCGCTTCTTTACCCTCAAGCAGAACGACCACGACAAGACGATCACCGTATCTGAACTTGGAAACCCGGGATACTCCAAAACAATTCCTGATGATGGCAACGCCCTTCACGCCGTCATCGCCTTCAAGGATGAAATCGGCAAGGAGATGATCAAAGCCAAGGAAGCGTTGATTAAAAAGACTTCAGATAGCGTTAACACACTGGCAGGATCCGCCCTAAAAGACATCGGGGAAAGCCAGAAAACCCTCTCTAAACCAAAGCTCACCCTAGGCAGCCGGTTCGTCAATTTCTTTAAAGCGATCGGAAGGTTCCTCGCCTCCATTCCAAAATTTTTCGCCAGGCTTTTCTCCCCCGCCAAAGTGGGAGGGCAATCAGCAGAGACAACTCAAGCAATTGATAAGTCCAAAGTAAAACTGCTTGCCGGAAAAACAAAATCCAAGACACAGGCCGCCAAACCGGATATCAAAGTAGAAAAAACACCCTCTCAGGTGATTAAAAACTCGTTCGCTCAAGAAAAATTCAAAGAGAAATTCCTGGAAATGAACAACTGGGCAGGCAGCTCGGCAATTGGATTTGTCGGTGTCAACGAGCAGGAGGGCAGCGACGAATTGAGAATGAACATCATGATGCTTACCGGTCCCGATGCATCCAGAGATTTCACTCTAAAATTCGACCCCGAAAAGCAGACTCTGACCATCACCGATCCCAAAGATCCCGGATTCAAACGCGAGATGCCCTGTGATGGCACCGTACCGGCAGGGTTTGCCGATTTCAGGCAGGAGATCGCCGAAAGCCTCAACGCGCAAAAAAAATTGCCTCAAGTAGATAAAGGAAAAGAGCCTGTTGTCGACAACTTCCCGCTGCCGTCTGCAACCCCTCCCTCGGACGTTCCCAAGATTACATCCGAAATGATTGCGAATCTTCCCGCGCTGCCAACGCCCTCAGTTCTCGAAACGAACTCTCTCTTCCCCACCATGCTGCAAGACATCAAGGTCATCAACGCAGCCATCGGCGGTTCGACAGGTGCCAAGCATGTACAGTCAGGCGGAGTGGACTTGATTCAGAAAGAGGGAGCCAACGGTCCGCATATCGTTGCCGAATACAACGCCAACAAGGCCTATAAGGCCCTGGGCGTTAAAGTCCCGGAAGTTAAGCTCTACAACAAGACAACCACAGCTGCGGTGGAGGGCAAAGAGGCATCCCCGGCTCAACCGGTCATGCTGGCCGAATTCGTCAAGGGGGCAAAGCCGCTTGGCGAGTATCTCAAGAGCGCCAAACTCGATGAAAGGGAAGAGGTACTGGCCAAAATCCGGGAGAGTTTTGTCGCCGACGTTCTGCTCGCCAACTGGGACGTTGTCGGACTCGGCATGGATAACATCTTGGTCACCGCCGATGGCACGCCTGTACGTATCGATAACGGATCGTCATTTGAATTCAGAGCCCAGGGGGGCATTAAACCGGGTGGCGGGTTTTCCGATAAGGCCGGCGAAATTCTCTCCATGAGAGATCCCAGCGTCAATGCCCAGTCCGCCAAAATATTCGGGGGCATCACCGATAAGGAGATCATCTGGCAGATCGACGATGTCCAAAGCAGATTTGAGTCTCTCTTGCAGGCCACGCCGCAGAAATACCACGCAACGCTTAAAAACAGAATGGCCGACCTGCAAAACTTCAAGCATGGCTTAATTCAGAAGCAGCAGGTCGAGCACACGAAGCTGCAGCAAGCCATGATGGAGCAAGATCAAGCAGTCGTATTCAACAAAAACTTCTCGGCCGAGGGTCTGTCGCTCCATGGCGTTCCTTTCAAGGCAACGACCAAACTGCCTGATTTCGCCCTGATTCCGGACAAAGATGTCGGTGAGCCGCCCTTTGTCCCCCACCCCACAAAAGAGACGTCGGCCGGCGTCATCGTTATGGAACCGGATGGCAAGGTCTGGATCTACGAGCCGAAGAACCATTTCGGCGGCTATGAACACACCTTCCCCAAAGGGCGCATGGAAAAGGGACTCACCATGCAGCAGACAGCTATCAAAGAAGCTTTGGAAGAGTCGGGGCTGCATGTCGAAATCGAAGGGTTCTTGATGGATACCGAGAAATCGACCACCAAAACACGCTACTACATCGCAAGGCGCGTTGGCGGCGACCCCTCCCAGGCTCACTGGGAAGCGGACAAAGTGAAGCTGGTTCCCGGCGATACGATCATGAGCTATCTTAACAACGGTTACGACCACCCTATCGGCCACAAGATCGCGGAATACCAGAAAAATCATCCGATGAATCTGATTCCCGTTCCGAAAGCCAATCCGCCACAAGTCGACAACTTCCCGCTGCCCAAACCCGAAGATGTCAGCAAAGCGACGCCAGTGCAGTCCCAGGCCATCGTGCACCCCGCGCAGCCGCTGCCGAAACCCCCGATTTTGGAAGCGCCGTCGCTGTTCCCCACGATGTTCAAAGATATCGAGGTCATCAACGCTGCCATCGGCGGCTCGACAGGCGCCAAGCTCGTCAAGTCAGGCGATACCCAGTTTATCCAGAAAACCGGCAACAACGCGCCCCACATCGTCGCCGAATATAACGCCAACAAAGCCTACAAAGCTCTCGGCGTCAAAGTTCCCGAAGTCAAACTCTACAATATGACCACCACTCAGGCGGTGGCAGACAAAGAGGGTTCACCCGGGAAACCTGTCATGCTGGCGGAATTCATCGCCGGCGCGAAACCCCTTGGCAAATACCTCAAGGAAGGCAATGTCGACCAGCGGGAAGAGGTGCTGGCGAAGATGCGCGAGAACTTTGTAGCCGACGTCCTGCTCGCCAACTGGGACGTCATTGGCTCGACAAAAGACATGGACAACATTTTAGTCACTGCCGACGGTACGCCCGTGCGCATCGACAACGGCGCCTCCTTTGAGTTCAGGGCCCAGGGAGCCATTAAGCCGGGCGGCTTCGGCAATGAAGCCAAGGAGATCGAAACCTTGCGCGACTCCAAGCTCAATCCCAGCAGCGCTGCCATCTATTCAGACATCACCGACAAAGAGATCATCGATCAAATCAACGATATCGCGGGAAAAATGGACGCGCTGCTTTCCGCTACACCGGCCAAGTATCACGACGCTTTGAAAAACAGGATGGCCTACCTGCAAGATTACAAAGCCAAACTCATCGTCAAGCAGGCAGCCGACCACAAGAAGCTGCACCAGGATCTGGCTACACCCGAAAAGAGCGTCGTCTTCAACAAGAATTTCTTCGCCGAAGGCTTGTCACTGAACGGAGTTCCCTTCAAACCCGTCAAAGAGATGCCTGATTTTTCCAAGATTGCCGACGTCGATGTCGGCGAGCCTCCGTTCGTGCCGCAACCGGGCATGAAAACATCCGCCGGCTGCATTATCATGGAGCCGGATGGAAGGGTGTGGATATACGAGCCGAAGAATCACTTTGGCGGCTACGAACATACATTCCCCAAAGGAACGATGGAAAAAGGGCTGACGATGCAGCAAACCGCCCTCAAAGAGGCCATGGAAGAGGCGGGGCTACAGGTCAAGATCGAAGGCTTTTTGATGGATCAAGTTAAAACCACCAGCAAAACCCGCTACTATATTGCCAGAAGGGTCGGCGGTGACCCTGCACAGGCACACTGGGAGGCTTCCAACGTCAAACTGGCAACGCAAGAAGACCTCAAAAAATATTTGAATACAGGCTTGGACAAGACGATTGCCGATAAGATTGCGGAACACCAAAAAACAAGCCCCATGAAGCTGCCGCCGGTAGTCACAGCCACGCCGCCGCAAGTCGATAAGATGACTTTGCCGAAACCGAGCGATGTGGCGACAGCTACGCCGGTCGCCAAGGAAAACATCTTAAACCCTGTCCACCCCCTTCCCAAGCCCCAACTTCCTCCGGAAGGCGCTCTTTTCCCCGAAATGTTCAAAGACATCAAGCTGCTCAATGCCTCCATAGGCGGTTCCACAGGAGCCAAACTCGTGGAATCGGGTGGCAAGAAATATGTTCAGAAAGAAGGCGGCAAGGAAGGGCACATTACAGCGGAATACAACGCCAACAAGGCCTATAAAGCCCTAGGCATCAAGGTACCCGAGGTAAAACTTTATAATAAAGTGAACTCGGCCGCCATCGGAGGGGAGCATGCCGCCGATGCCAAGCCCGTCATGCTGGCAAGCTTTGTCGACAATGCGGTGAGCTTAGACAAGTACCTAAATTCGGCCAATCCAAAGCAAAGGGAAGAGGTATTAAAAAAGATCCGCGCCAATTTCGTGGCGGACGCATTGCTCGCCAACTGGGATGTGATCGGCCTCGCTATGGACAACATCTTGGTGACGCAAGACGGCACTCCCGTCCGCATCGATAACGGATCGGCATTTGAATTTAGGGCCCAGGGTGGTATAAAACCCGGAGGTTTCTCCGATAAAGCCACAGAAATCGATTCGATGCGTGACGCGAAGATTAGTGCAAACGGCGCTGCCATCTTCGGCGGCATCACCAATCAGGAAATTGTAGACCAGATCAACGATGTTCAGAGCAAATTCAACGCCCTGCTGGCGGCCACTCCGGCCAAATACCACGATGCCCTAACAAAGCGCATGGCCTTCCTGCAGGAGTATAAAACCAATCTTATCACCAAAGACCCCTCCTTAGCTCCTTTAGCAAATGTAAATGTCGATGCTCAGTTCAAGCAGCTTGCCTCTCAGACACCCAAAGTCAAAATGCTCGACAGCAAATTATACACAATGCGCTGGGGCGATATCCCCACACCGGAAAAAACCAATCTCTCAGTCGTCGTGGGAGGGCAGAAAAAGCATCTTCATGCCAACACGGTCGATATGCCGGACGGTTCAAGCTATATCGCCATCCAGGCCCCTGGAAAGCACGAATACGATCAATTCGTCAAGCTGGTCGATGAGAAGGCATCGCTGATCGTGGATTTAACCAACGACACCGACAAGAAAAAAGATGTTACCTCCGGATTCATCGAGAGACGCTATTTCCCGAAGACTGTCGGCAAAGTGCGCGATCTGACACATATGAGCGTCACATGCACCCAAGCGCAAGATCTCGGAAAAATATCGGTCTACACATATCTGATTAAAGACAAGGCCACAGGGAAAGAAAAATCGATTCAAAGGGTGCACTTCAAAGCTTGGCCAGATCACGGAGCTGTCAACTCTAAGGATATGGCAGAACTGTCATCCTTAATCGACAAACTATCAGCAAACGCCCCTCCGGGCTCTATCATGGTCCACTGCAGGGCAGGTGTTGGCCGAACAGGAACATTTCTCACATCAAGAACACTGATGCGCATGAATGAGTCCGGAAATCTGAAATCTTCCGAATTTAAAGAAAAAGCGCATGAAATCATTCTGAAGGCAAGAGAGCAAAGAGGCCCTTCGTTCGTTCAAACGGCTGTGCAGTTGAAGAGCATCTACGATCTTGGCAGTGACATGTATGGCAGCTCACTTGTTCAAGACGCCAAAGCTACCGTGGACAACATGACACTTGCTCCTATGTCAACTGTTTCGGACGCAAAGCTTATCGAACAATTCCAGAAGGATTTCGAAACGATCAACAAATGGCCTTTAAATGCTCTTGGAGGCATGCAAGTTAAACAAAGCGGAAACGACATGACGCTTTATGTGATCGCAATGGTGCAAGGAAAATGGGAGACTAAAGAATTTACCGCGAGCTTAGATCCTTCCACAAAGCAAATTAATATCACTTCAAAGCTCGATCCCTCCGATAAAACAGTGATGCCCTACACCTCGGGCATTCCTTCTGAATTTGATGCCTTCAGAGCCAATGCCGTCGAAAAAATGCAGGGAGGGGGACTCTCTGCAGACAAGCAGAAAATGGATCAGATCAAAAAGGAATTTTCTGCCTTGGGCTTGCAAGCTGGAACATCGGAAACAGGACTCGCACTGGTCGTTCCAGGAGACAGCAACAACGAACAGAAGCTAATAATCATGGCCGGCAGCCCTTTGAAGAGTAAAGGATTTAAAATCTCTTACGATTTAGATGCCAAAAAACTTGTGATCACAAGTGATACCGACCCTTCCTTAAAGAAGGAGATAGCCTTCACCGCCAACATCGCCAAAGAGTATGCTAGCTTCAAAAAGGAAGTGGTAGCCTCCATCAACCAACAGACAGCTCAGGGATTTGACATCAAAAGCCAATCCCAATTTGTTGCTGGACTTAAAGACACCGATGCGGTCTCTCAGCACTTGGCACAAGCCCAGTTCAAACAAGGCGACTGGGTCATCCGATTCTCGGAAAGCGCGCAGAAGTATGTCGTCTGTATGAAAGGTCCCACAAAAGACGGCGCTCCTCTTCTGCAGCGCAGCCTCTCCGATGTGAGCAAGAAGGGGTTGGAAGACATAGTCGCTCAAATGAAAAGCGAGATGCAGGTCGCAGTGCCCGTCACGAGCAAATCATTCGGTACAGACCAAGAGATTATCGGCTCCTGTTTTAAAGGCAATTTGAGTCAGACAGAGGCTAAAACGCTCCTGGAGTCAAAGCCTGATGGCACCTACCTCCTCCGCACGTCTGTAACCTCTCCTGACAGTAAGGTTCTCTGCTTCTTCAATTCAGCAAAGCAGTACACAGAGATCATCATGAAGCCGAAACAGCCGAGTGGATGGAGTGCCCAGCAGCAAGCGCCTATGTTCAGTCAGTTTTTTGCCCCGGGTTCTTTCGACAGCATAGATGCTGTCATCAACTCTTCGCCGGTGTTAAAAGCCAACCTCAAACAGCCGTTCACAAAGGCCGACAGCGAGATCATCAGTGAATTGAACCAGGGAAAAATTATCAATCCCTTGATGGTGACGAGTCTCTCCGCACAGCCCAAAGGGAATTACTATATGAGAGAAGGGGCAACTTACCCAGGCAGCTATGTGTTTGTCTGCTCCGCGGGAGGTGGTCAAATCAAAAACATCGGTTTGAGGCCTGATCCGACTACTCCAGGAGGGTGGATCTCCTATACAGAAGAGCCGGGTAAAAAATTCGGGAGCTTAAGTGAAGTGCTCAACTACCCTGCTTTCAAAGAGTATCTGACAACGCCCCAGCTCCCCGTCAAAAAAGCTACCACAGAATTGACAGGCGCTCAATTCGCGCTTTCTCCTTTTAAAAAACGCGATGGGTTTATCGCAAAGGCTCAAGCCGTTACCCCTTACGATGCGAGGTCGTTTAGCTATGGATGGGGTATCACAAACTCACCGCTGCCTAATAGTGTGCTAAAGGGCCAAATTGACAAAGCCTCACCGGAAGAACTTCTGGGAATGGCCTCGAGCGGCGTCTCTGTCTCGCCTGAGCAGTTTCTGGCGGCCGCAGAAAAGCTTAAGAAAACTATTCCTTCCAGCGGAAAAGAGCGTGGACCTCAGCTTACCACACTCCACGACCTATACTGCAGGGCTGCCGACAAATTCGAAGCCGCAGGCAATGTCGCTCAGGCCTTCGAGGCGAGAGCAAATGCAGCCTCCTTTGCCGGCCCGGCAGCAAGCAGCAATCTACATGATATGAGCCAGGCTGTCGCTGTCGGACAACAGGCGCAGAAAACGCCCCTGTTCCCTGCACACTTCTCGGGATTGGATACAGGAATTTTGAAGGGCGGATCTTTGAGGGCATCCAACCGCACAATCGATGGAAATGAGGTAACACAACTCGAGTTCAAACTCAGCAGGTATGCAAGACAAAACATTCAGGGACACTTGCTCAATATCCAAAACAACTTAACCGCTTTCGAAGATTCCCTTCCTCCTGAACTCAAAGGTAAGGTGCGCATTACCGAGGTGGAAGACACATTTCTTGGTAAAAAGTCGGACGGTTCATTTGGGATAGAGAAAGGCTATACTCCATACGGAGCAACAGCCCTCCAGATTGAATTCGAAGGGGTCGGATCCGTGATCATCGGCAACGATAAAGAGTTCGGATGCCTTTACAACAACGTGAAAGTACTGGTCAAAGCGGGCCTTCCCGAAGGAAAGGCTGAGCAACAAGTCCATCAGATGCTGACGATGCTGGGTGTCGGCCCCATACTCAATGAGCAGCGCCCCATGGATGAGGAGCGTCTCAAAATGGCTCTGATATTCCGTAGCTACTACCCTAAACAAGCGATCAAAATGGAAAGAACCAAAGAATTTTATGAGATGCCTTTGGATATGCTCCAGAAGAAGATCGAAGCAGAAGTACCCGAGATGAAGCAGGTGTTCAAAAAATATCATAAACATCCTGAGCTGATCGAGAAAAAAGAGATCTATCCGGGTAAAACAACATTCTCTATTAACGATATCAGTACGCAGATGCGAGCTAAAGGGGCCTACGGCCTCATGGCAGGGGTCGGCGACGGCAAATCGACTTCAGATGCCGCCGATACGGTTGTTTTGATGATGAAAAATGGCGCCCTTGCTTCCCAGGACAGATTCCAGGCCGGGTTGTTTGCCCAAGGTGCCTCCTCTGAGCAGGACTTGCGTACAGGAGGAGGGGATCATGTGTTCACCCGACTGATCAACAACAAGACGGTGAGCGGCGACCTATCGGGTCAATGGGGAGGAGATTTTACATTCTCTGGAAAATATCAGATGCTCTACGACCTTGATGTCTGTAACACTGGTGCTTATGGTTACAACTCCGATGAATATGGAGTAAAGAACCCGGATAAGAGCAACTACGGCCACTACGAGCAAAGGGCAAACCTGCCGGACTTAGCAGGAAGCATCAACAACCACGGAAACGAGATCATGGTCAAAAATACCGTTCCCCCCACAATGATTCGAGGTATCGTCTGCCAGAAGCAAGCAGATAAAGACCTGCTGGTGCAAAAACTGACGGCGCAAGGCGTCATTGTAGACGGCAAAATCAATGGCAAGCCGGTCGATTCATTTATTCATGTCGCCAGCAAATTCAAAAAAGAGATGTGGAATAAATAA